The following coding sequences are from one Paenarthrobacter ureafaciens window:
- a CDS encoding S1 family peptidase has translation MEVNTLYKDLMFSVLRLVTTRKDGDGNVGTCLIVDLEVVPGSLTPVLVTNRHVLEHAVEISIHLTASEGPRKVALGHTVQVRMELEGDRFFSTDDDVDIAIIPFGAVLREFEEQYPGYKPFWRSLPVSEFPSEEEYASLDALEDVFFLGFPDGRWDSVNQTPIIRRGGTATPATLDFDGKPAFLIDASVFQGSSGSPLFIARTDTLLYNSRLIRRQLALFAGIVTESYNRKNPINVFETEYEIDESLDLGVVTNVAAIKKVLSSFCEYAELPPPDFRTSPLSETMGPK, from the coding sequence ATGGAAGTGAATACCCTCTACAAAGATCTGATGTTCTCCGTGCTGCGTCTCGTCACTACGCGCAAAGATGGAGATGGCAATGTGGGAACCTGTCTGATCGTCGACCTCGAGGTAGTGCCTGGTTCGCTCACGCCGGTACTTGTTACCAACAGGCACGTCCTCGAGCATGCTGTCGAGATTTCCATACACCTGACGGCGAGCGAGGGGCCGAGAAAAGTCGCACTGGGCCACACTGTGCAGGTACGAATGGAACTAGAAGGCGACCGCTTCTTTTCAACCGACGACGATGTTGACATCGCGATAATACCCTTCGGGGCCGTTCTAAGAGAGTTCGAGGAGCAGTACCCGGGCTATAAACCCTTCTGGCGGTCCCTGCCTGTCTCGGAATTTCCTTCAGAAGAGGAATATGCCTCGCTTGATGCGCTCGAAGATGTCTTCTTTCTAGGATTCCCTGATGGCCGCTGGGACTCAGTGAATCAGACGCCGATAATTCGCCGGGGGGGCACCGCCACCCCAGCAACGCTGGACTTCGACGGCAAGCCGGCGTTCCTGATCGATGCAAGCGTCTTTCAGGGCAGTAGTGGAAGCCCCCTGTTCATAGCACGCACGGACACGCTCCTGTATAATTCCCGACTGATACGCCGCCAGCTGGCGCTGTTCGCCGGAATTGTCACTGAATCTTACAACCGAAAAAACCCTATCAATGTTTTTGAAACTGAGTATGAAATAGACGAATCGCTCGATCTCGGGGTTGTGACGAATGTTGCTGCGATCAAGAAGGTACTAAGTAGTTTCTGTGAATATGCGGAGCTGCCACCACCGGACTTTCGCACCTCACCCTTGAGTGAAACGATGGGGCCAAAATAG
- a CDS encoding ThuA domain-containing protein, giving the protein MYDKKLKVVVWNEGVHEARNEPATIGEMYPEGIHGAIAAGLRGFYPDSEISTATLADPEHGLSEEVLEQTDVLLWWGHIAHDQVADEVVERVQRHVLGGMGLIVLHSGHFSKIFTRLLGTTCSLKWRNEGERELVWTVKPSHPIAAGIESPILIPQQEMYGELFDIPEPDDLIFISSFEGGEVFRSGVTFSRGKGRIFYFSPGDQEYPVYHQPQIQKVIANGVSWVAQPGVFREAPEVSNPARGWFEA; this is encoded by the coding sequence ATGTACGACAAGAAACTGAAGGTAGTTGTCTGGAATGAAGGCGTCCACGAGGCGCGCAACGAGCCCGCCACCATCGGCGAAATGTATCCGGAAGGAATCCACGGCGCCATCGCGGCGGGACTCCGCGGCTTCTACCCCGACTCGGAAATCTCAACGGCAACCCTCGCCGATCCCGAACACGGACTCTCCGAAGAGGTGCTGGAGCAGACCGACGTGCTGCTGTGGTGGGGGCACATTGCCCACGACCAGGTTGCTGACGAGGTAGTTGAACGAGTGCAACGCCATGTGCTCGGTGGCATGGGCCTGATCGTGCTTCACTCCGGGCACTTCTCGAAGATCTTCACGCGTTTGTTGGGAACCACATGCTCTTTGAAGTGGCGCAACGAGGGCGAACGGGAGCTCGTTTGGACGGTCAAGCCGTCGCACCCGATCGCGGCCGGCATTGAAAGCCCGATCTTGATTCCCCAGCAGGAAATGTACGGAGAACTCTTCGATATTCCGGAACCAGACGACCTGATTTTCATCAGCTCGTTCGAAGGGGGAGAGGTGTTCCGCTCCGGCGTGACGTTCTCGCGGGGCAAGGGACGGATCTTCTACTTCAGCCCGGGCGATCAGGAATACCCGGTGTACCACCAGCCGCAGATCCAGAAGGTCATCGCCAACGGCGTCAGTTGGGTGGCCCAGCCTGGTGTCTTCCGCGAGGCGCCCGAGGTTTCCAACCCGGCCCGGGGCTGGTTCGAGGCCTAG
- a CDS encoding RNA-directed DNA polymerase, whose protein sequence is MNLAPELLKRLNLERAVELEMTMSNRLMPRRPDRIALATKANEVRALLRPKYAKGQFGDLADILFVEKNRRGRRPISEMTLRDRVLFRALVDLIAETLPPQLVTRVPHEEFKTSLLAADQARYISKTDVTSYYEYVDHDRLADELEAQTGEAPAIAALKELLWRIMGRRVGLPQVHRSSDILGDTYIDPVRRRMRRAGYHVTTYSDDFRIASPSLAHARQALETCAREVRSLGLTLNEAKTFTYTAPNYVLSLNAFSDAEKQLFEEGDGHDEDLRLLFLDGYSDESDDGAPDDVPKTLAASAAKPVLEEDALFSSPPDEVTVDKPEQTRAAQKAWKIWVEEKEGNSKHSITEAAITETLLGRALPILGRSGITEPVDFLSQLLRFEPALTPQISTYIIELASTGPGARTKLRRILDLLFEEQSFSVWQKIWLAEAAGSIRPAKTDYQHYAWLQECVADPNPALAATAAAALGRLHRGDVSKLTASLDQVGPAWRSLVLWGIAQSDPQAAQSVAEDQIERLLLKTLES, encoded by the coding sequence GTGAATCTTGCCCCTGAGCTACTAAAGCGCCTCAACTTAGAGCGCGCCGTTGAACTGGAAATGACGATGTCGAACCGGCTGATGCCACGTCGTCCGGATCGCATTGCACTCGCGACCAAGGCGAATGAAGTTCGCGCACTGCTACGACCCAAGTACGCCAAAGGCCAGTTCGGCGATCTCGCGGATATCCTCTTTGTCGAAAAGAACCGAAGGGGCCGGCGCCCCATCAGCGAGATGACCCTGCGAGACAGGGTGCTGTTCCGTGCCCTGGTTGATCTGATTGCGGAGACTCTGCCGCCCCAACTCGTCACCAGAGTGCCGCACGAAGAGTTCAAGACGTCACTTCTGGCTGCGGATCAAGCACGATATATCAGCAAGACCGACGTCACCTCATATTACGAGTATGTCGATCACGATCGGCTAGCGGACGAACTAGAAGCCCAGACTGGCGAAGCACCTGCCATCGCTGCGTTGAAGGAACTCTTGTGGCGGATTATGGGGCGGCGCGTCGGCCTCCCGCAAGTCCATCGATCGAGCGACATCCTGGGCGATACGTATATCGACCCCGTGCGACGCCGGATGCGTCGTGCTGGATACCACGTAACGACCTACTCGGACGACTTTCGCATCGCATCGCCTTCACTTGCTCATGCCCGGCAGGCGCTCGAAACATGTGCCAGAGAGGTCCGCTCGCTCGGCCTAACCCTTAATGAAGCCAAGACTTTCACCTACACCGCCCCAAACTACGTGCTGTCACTGAACGCTTTCAGTGACGCCGAGAAGCAACTATTTGAGGAAGGCGATGGGCACGACGAGGACCTACGGCTCCTATTCCTGGACGGATACTCGGATGAGTCGGACGACGGCGCACCCGACGACGTGCCAAAGACTTTGGCCGCTTCGGCCGCTAAGCCTGTGCTTGAGGAAGACGCGCTATTCTCCTCGCCGCCGGACGAAGTAACGGTCGATAAGCCGGAGCAAACGCGAGCTGCCCAAAAAGCCTGGAAGATATGGGTGGAGGAAAAAGAGGGAAATTCTAAGCACTCAATCACCGAGGCTGCTATCACGGAGACTCTTCTTGGAAGGGCTCTTCCAATATTGGGCCGTTCGGGTATCACTGAACCCGTTGATTTCCTCTCACAACTCCTGCGTTTCGAACCTGCGCTGACTCCTCAGATCAGCACATACATAATAGAACTGGCGAGCACCGGTCCAGGCGCTAGAACTAAGCTCCGCCGAATCTTGGATCTTCTCTTCGAGGAACAGAGCTTTAGCGTTTGGCAGAAGATCTGGCTTGCTGAAGCAGCCGGAAGCATTCGGCCAGCTAAGACTGATTATCAACACTACGCATGGCTACAAGAGTGTGTGGCCGACCCAAATCCGGCGTTGGCAGCTACGGCGGCAGCGGCGCTTGGCCGGTTGCATCGCGGTGACGTCAGCAAGCTCACCGCCTCGCTGGACCAGGTCGGTCCGGCGTGGCGGTCGCTGGTACTTTGGGGAATCGCGCAGTCAGACCCTCAAGCGGCCCAATCGGTCGCCGAAGATCAAATCGAAAGACTCCTCTTGAAAACCCTCGAATCATGA
- a CDS encoding carbohydrate ABC transporter permease, whose product MSTLTAERTTAAPATGTKSPKRRLRGEAKLHPLVWVFVVAVMGFSLIPFYWLVNTSLKKGASLSQGELFPSQPTLENYLVVFQNPEFLLALRNSVIIAVVTTTVALVFASFAAYALARLKMRRKGMILTLILSVTTFPAIAIAAPMFSIWREIGLYDTLLGLIIPKLTFALPLAIYTLTSFFKEIPRELEESAYMDGATPFVAFRKVILPLAVPGLATTAILVFISVWNEFLLAVTLTTSPESRPVPVAIAFFSGTSEFDQPLGTISAASVIITVPLVILVLLCQKRIVSGMTAGAVKG is encoded by the coding sequence ATGAGCACGCTGACAGCAGAACGCACGACGGCGGCACCCGCCACCGGGACCAAGTCGCCGAAGCGCCGGCTCAGGGGCGAAGCGAAACTCCACCCCTTGGTGTGGGTGTTCGTGGTGGCCGTCATGGGCTTCTCGCTCATCCCGTTCTATTGGCTGGTGAACACCTCCCTTAAGAAGGGCGCGAGCCTGTCCCAAGGCGAGCTCTTCCCGAGCCAGCCGACCCTTGAGAACTACCTGGTGGTCTTCCAGAACCCCGAGTTCCTCCTGGCCCTGCGCAACTCGGTGATCATCGCCGTCGTCACTACAACGGTGGCGCTGGTGTTCGCGTCCTTCGCTGCGTATGCGCTGGCGCGGCTCAAGATGCGCCGTAAGGGAATGATCCTGACGCTCATCCTGTCGGTGACCACGTTCCCGGCCATCGCGATCGCGGCTCCGATGTTCTCCATCTGGCGCGAAATCGGCCTGTACGACACTCTCTTGGGCCTCATCATCCCGAAGTTGACGTTCGCGTTGCCGCTGGCGATCTACACGCTGACGTCCTTCTTCAAGGAGATCCCGCGCGAACTCGAAGAATCCGCGTACATGGACGGTGCCACGCCGTTTGTCGCGTTCCGGAAGGTCATCCTGCCCCTGGCGGTCCCCGGCCTGGCGACGACAGCGATCCTCGTGTTCATCTCGGTTTGGAACGAATTCCTCCTCGCCGTCACGCTGACCACCTCGCCGGAATCCCGCCCGGTCCCCGTGGCGATCGCGTTCTTCAGCGGCACCAGCGAGTTCGACCAGCCACTCGGCACCATCAGCGCCGCGTCAGTGATCATCACAGTCCCGCTCGTGATCCTCGTGCTGCTGTGCCAGAAGCGCATCGTCTCCGGCATGACCGCCGGGGCCGTCAAAGGCTAG
- a CDS encoding carbohydrate ABC transporter permease, which produces MATKTIVPGAPPSAPSNAPRTNARDRAERRLAFRMTAPSLILMALVAAVPIGYAIWLSLNQYSVRTAGLSRFVGLDNYIAALTSQEWWAAFGQTFTFAAFSVTLELILGTAMALLLNLAFKGRALLRTVVLLPYAIVTVVSAITWQTMFQPDLGLVTNVLSALGLPGGDVVWLGERGYAMAVIVLADVWKTTPFAALIILAGLQVISAETYEAAELDGASKWQTFVHITLPLLRPAIVLAAIFRTMDALRVFDLPFVLTRGANGTESMSMLAYGELRENRLVGEGSALSILTFLTVMVVSVIYIRFGGGNIRDVAKEEQ; this is translated from the coding sequence ATGGCCACCAAAACCATCGTGCCGGGAGCGCCCCCAAGCGCGCCCTCCAACGCACCAAGAACAAACGCCCGCGACCGTGCCGAACGCCGCCTCGCCTTCCGGATGACCGCCCCGTCGCTGATCCTCATGGCCCTCGTGGCGGCGGTCCCGATCGGCTACGCAATCTGGCTCTCCCTGAACCAATACAGCGTCCGCACGGCAGGCCTCTCACGGTTCGTCGGCCTGGATAATTACATCGCCGCCCTGACCAGCCAGGAGTGGTGGGCCGCGTTTGGGCAGACCTTCACCTTCGCCGCCTTCTCGGTCACCTTGGAGCTGATCCTCGGGACGGCCATGGCGCTATTGCTCAACCTCGCGTTCAAGGGCCGCGCGCTTCTGCGCACGGTGGTCCTCCTGCCGTACGCGATCGTCACCGTAGTCAGCGCCATCACGTGGCAGACGATGTTCCAGCCCGACCTCGGCCTGGTCACCAACGTCCTCTCCGCGCTTGGTCTGCCCGGCGGCGACGTCGTGTGGCTGGGTGAGCGCGGCTACGCGATGGCCGTCATCGTGCTCGCCGACGTCTGGAAAACCACACCTTTCGCGGCCCTCATCATCCTGGCCGGCCTGCAGGTCATCTCCGCCGAAACGTACGAGGCCGCCGAACTCGACGGCGCCAGCAAGTGGCAGACCTTCGTCCACATCACCTTGCCGCTGTTGCGTCCGGCGATCGTCCTCGCCGCGATCTTCCGCACCATGGACGCCCTCCGCGTCTTCGACCTGCCGTTCGTCCTGACCCGCGGCGCCAACGGCACCGAATCAATGTCCATGCTGGCCTACGGCGAACTCCGCGAAAACCGGCTGGTGGGCGAAGGTTCGGCCCTCTCAATCCTGACCTTCCTCACCGTCATGGTGGTCTCGGTCATCTATATCCGCTTCGGCGGCGGCAACATCCGCGACGTCGCGAAGGAGGAGCAATGA
- a CDS encoding ABC transporter substrate-binding protein, with translation MDLNRPASPLHNKRNRKTLAATAIAAALLLSACGGGAAPQGAEQAAAADPASGANASGAVNICGVKDASGIYKGTAEAFTKANGKVTAKYTEIGATTDEARTQIVQRLEGKSTECDLFLTDVIWTSEFASQGWLLDQTKLVEANKDRLIPSTVETTKYQDKYWASPFFTNAGLIYYLKDKVAKPESWQQLYAEAAKAPGNAYVYQGKQYEGLTVNFLEMLYSAGGEVLNDQGDVKIDSKETRDVLNFMSDGLKNGSADRAVLTYNEDPARLAYESGDFGYQRNWPHVYRLLNATPLASSFGVAPLPAWEGGKASGVLGGWNLAISAHSTNQAGAVAFIDFATTPDWQKHVAMDYSQAPVNEAAYSDAAVLQKMPFATELLASVKGAKPRPISPVYPQISQAIYKNVYAVLSGTASTEDAVKKMADEITTAKASF, from the coding sequence GTGGACTTGAACCGACCTGCCTCTCCGCTCCATAACAAACGAAACCGAAAAACCCTCGCCGCCACCGCCATAGCCGCAGCCCTCCTCCTCAGCGCTTGCGGCGGGGGAGCAGCACCCCAAGGTGCGGAACAAGCGGCAGCTGCCGATCCGGCGTCGGGCGCTAATGCCAGCGGCGCCGTGAACATCTGCGGCGTCAAGGACGCGAGCGGCATTTACAAGGGCACAGCGGAAGCCTTCACCAAGGCGAACGGCAAGGTCACGGCCAAGTACACCGAGATCGGCGCCACCACGGACGAGGCCCGCACGCAGATTGTGCAGCGGCTCGAAGGCAAGTCCACTGAGTGCGACCTCTTCCTCACGGACGTCATCTGGACCTCCGAGTTCGCCTCCCAAGGCTGGCTGTTGGACCAGACCAAGCTGGTGGAAGCCAACAAGGACCGGCTCATCCCCTCCACTGTGGAAACCACCAAGTACCAAGACAAGTACTGGGCCTCGCCGTTCTTCACTAACGCCGGATTGATCTACTACCTGAAGGACAAGGTGGCCAAGCCCGAGTCCTGGCAGCAGCTCTACGCGGAAGCCGCAAAGGCTCCCGGCAACGCTTACGTATACCAAGGCAAGCAGTACGAGGGCCTCACGGTGAACTTCCTCGAAATGCTCTACAGCGCAGGCGGCGAAGTCCTCAACGACCAAGGCGACGTCAAAATCGACTCCAAGGAAACCCGCGACGTCCTCAACTTCATGAGCGACGGCCTCAAGAACGGCTCAGCCGACCGCGCCGTCCTCACCTACAACGAAGATCCCGCCCGACTCGCCTACGAGTCCGGCGACTTCGGATACCAGCGCAACTGGCCGCACGTCTACCGCCTGCTCAACGCGACACCGCTTGCGTCCAGCTTCGGCGTTGCACCGCTGCCGGCATGGGAAGGCGGAAAGGCCTCCGGTGTGCTGGGCGGCTGGAACCTGGCGATCTCGGCCCACTCCACCAACCAGGCCGGAGCTGTCGCGTTCATCGATTTCGCCACCACCCCGGACTGGCAGAAGCACGTGGCCATGGACTACTCGCAGGCCCCCGTCAACGAAGCTGCCTACTCTGACGCCGCGGTGCTCCAGAAGATGCCGTTCGCTACCGAACTCCTCGCCTCGGTAAAGGGTGCCAAGCCGCGCCCGATCTCCCCGGTCTACCCGCAGATCTCGCAGGCCATCTACAAGAACGTCTACGCCGTGCTGTCCGGCACCGCGTCCACTGAGGACGCCGTGAAGAAGATGGCCGACGAAATCACCACGGCCAAGGCGAGCTTCTAA
- a CDS encoding LacI family DNA-binding transcriptional regulator has protein sequence MARPTVQDVARTAGVSVGTVSRVLNGSSAVSASAKEKVNAAIKELSYRPLASARDLRRDRTMRVLALAKNLDSLVISEVFRGVGDAAADNGYVSLIAATDGDRDREQQLVDMLRNGSVDGLVIFSPTMPDEDVNTVAEQLSVIQVCEIVDAEAAFGVSIDDRQAAYDITKHLIDTGAKKLAMLAHRGARSGRLREQGFRQALTEEDLEPGQILLGEGNFGFHAGRELTKKLLETKDLPDAIFCGTDVVAAGCVRELTDAGLRVPQDVAVAGFDDSAQAEMCVPELTTVRQPAYEMGRVAFAELLERMTVEGAHRKGRTFLPHQLVIRDSTK, from the coding sequence ATGGCTCGGCCGACAGTGCAAGACGTCGCCAGGACTGCTGGCGTGTCCGTCGGGACCGTGTCGCGCGTCTTGAACGGGAGCTCCGCGGTCAGTGCGTCGGCCAAGGAAAAGGTCAACGCCGCTATCAAGGAGCTCAGTTACCGCCCGCTCGCCTCAGCAAGGGATCTCCGAAGAGACCGCACAATGCGTGTCCTCGCCCTGGCCAAGAACCTCGACTCCCTCGTCATCAGCGAAGTCTTCCGAGGCGTAGGAGACGCCGCCGCGGACAACGGTTACGTCAGCCTCATCGCAGCCACGGATGGGGACCGCGACCGCGAACAGCAACTCGTGGACATGCTGCGGAACGGCTCGGTGGATGGCCTTGTGATCTTCTCGCCAACGATGCCCGACGAAGACGTCAACACGGTCGCCGAGCAACTAAGTGTCATCCAAGTGTGCGAAATCGTCGACGCCGAGGCAGCATTCGGGGTGTCCATCGATGACCGCCAAGCAGCCTACGACATCACCAAACACCTCATCGACACCGGCGCCAAGAAGCTGGCGATGCTCGCCCACAGGGGTGCCCGCTCGGGTCGGCTTAGGGAACAAGGCTTCCGCCAAGCGCTCACGGAGGAAGACCTGGAACCGGGCCAAATCCTCCTCGGCGAAGGCAACTTCGGTTTCCATGCAGGCCGCGAGCTCACCAAGAAACTCCTGGAGACCAAAGACCTCCCGGATGCGATCTTCTGCGGGACCGACGTGGTCGCTGCCGGGTGCGTCCGTGAGCTCACCGACGCCGGGCTGAGAGTTCCACAAGATGTTGCCGTTGCCGGTTTTGACGACTCCGCCCAAGCAGAAATGTGCGTCCCGGAGCTGACCACGGTCAGGCAGCCGGCATACGAGATGGGCCGCGTAGCCTTCGCGGAACTCCTGGAACGCATGACTGTCGAAGGCGCGCACCGCAAGGGCAGGACCTTCCTCCCGCATCAACTCGTCATCCGAGACTCCACAAAATAA
- a CDS encoding hydroxypyruvate isomerase family protein — MTYTVNCSILLTELPLLERPAAAKAAGFDAVEFWWPFETSVPTDAQVTEFETAIKDAGVQLTGLNFNAGNMPGGDRGLVSWKGRCSEFKDNIDVVAGIGERLGCKAFNALYGNRQDEFTPEEQDELAAKNLAAAAAGVARIGGTVLLEPVSGAPKYPLLTAEDALKVIARVKAESGAQNIKLLADFYHLAVNGDDVESVIENHAKDFGHIQIADNPGRGAPGTGNLPLGEWIARSRELGYDGYIGLEYKEPQETAFSWAIRQRAAAN; from the coding sequence ATGACGTACACAGTGAACTGCTCCATCCTCCTGACGGAGCTGCCCTTGCTCGAGCGCCCCGCCGCCGCGAAGGCAGCCGGTTTTGACGCCGTCGAGTTCTGGTGGCCCTTCGAGACCTCCGTCCCCACCGACGCGCAAGTAACCGAGTTTGAAACAGCCATCAAGGACGCCGGCGTTCAGCTCACGGGCCTGAACTTCAACGCTGGCAACATGCCCGGCGGCGACCGCGGCCTGGTTTCCTGGAAGGGACGTTGCTCCGAGTTCAAGGACAACATCGACGTCGTGGCCGGCATCGGTGAGCGCCTGGGCTGCAAGGCCTTCAACGCCCTCTACGGCAACCGCCAGGACGAGTTCACCCCTGAAGAGCAGGACGAACTCGCCGCCAAGAACCTCGCCGCGGCAGCTGCCGGCGTCGCACGTATTGGCGGAACTGTTCTCCTCGAACCGGTGAGCGGCGCACCCAAGTACCCGCTCCTCACGGCAGAAGACGCACTCAAGGTCATCGCCCGCGTCAAGGCAGAATCCGGCGCACAGAACATCAAGCTCCTCGCCGACTTCTACCACCTGGCAGTCAACGGCGACGACGTTGAATCCGTCATTGAGAACCACGCCAAGGACTTCGGCCACATCCAGATCGCCGACAACCCCGGCCGGGGCGCTCCCGGCACCGGCAACCTCCCCCTCGGCGAATGGATCGCCCGCAGCCGCGAACTCGGCTACGACGGCTACATCGGCCTCGAGTACAAGGAACCGCAGGAAACGGCATTCAGCTGGGCCATCCGCCAGCGCGCCGCAGCCAACTAA
- a CDS encoding Gfo/Idh/MocA family protein, with translation MSIQQQAPSATLKVGVVGIGWAGQQHLKAYNNIEGVEIVAVAGMEADLLAQLKDEYNIPHALTRWEDMIELEDLDAVSIAVPTFLHAPIAIASLERGLHVLSEKPIARNAVEGQAMVDAARKAGRVLDVAFNHRRRGDIQALKQVIDDGTLGRPYYAKASWLRRQGIPMLGSWFTNPALAGGGPLADIGVHVLDYALHLLGEPKVLAVSASTHSELGPRGLGGNARYTASNSSHKFEVEDFASAFIRLEGGGTLILEAGWAAYRDERDLMDFTVYGTDGGADLRSVGASENPVADVHIFTEKDGENADFEVVAEPGRAHQAVVEDFVAAVRGGETVWGSHDGSLALSRALVLDACYKSALEQREVSL, from the coding sequence GTGAGCATTCAGCAGCAGGCCCCATCCGCAACCCTCAAAGTGGGAGTTGTGGGCATCGGTTGGGCCGGCCAGCAGCACCTCAAGGCATACAACAACATTGAGGGCGTCGAAATCGTGGCCGTCGCCGGGATGGAAGCCGACCTCCTCGCCCAGCTGAAGGACGAATACAACATCCCCCACGCCCTCACCCGGTGGGAGGACATGATCGAGCTCGAAGACCTCGACGCCGTCAGCATCGCCGTGCCCACCTTCCTGCATGCGCCGATCGCCATCGCTTCGCTCGAGCGGGGACTGCACGTGCTGAGCGAGAAGCCAATCGCACGCAACGCCGTCGAAGGTCAAGCAATGGTGGACGCCGCCCGCAAGGCGGGACGCGTCCTGGACGTTGCGTTCAACCACCGCCGCCGCGGCGACATCCAGGCGCTCAAGCAAGTGATCGACGACGGGACGCTGGGCCGCCCGTACTACGCCAAAGCGTCGTGGCTGCGCCGCCAAGGAATTCCCATGCTCGGCAGTTGGTTCACCAACCCGGCGCTCGCCGGCGGCGGTCCGTTGGCTGACATCGGCGTCCACGTCCTTGACTACGCACTGCACCTGTTGGGCGAGCCGAAGGTCCTGGCGGTTTCCGCCTCGACGCATTCGGAGCTCGGTCCGCGTGGCCTCGGCGGCAACGCGCGGTATACGGCGTCGAACTCCAGCCACAAGTTCGAGGTGGAGGACTTCGCCTCCGCGTTCATTCGTCTGGAAGGCGGCGGCACGTTGATTCTTGAAGCGGGTTGGGCCGCGTACCGTGACGAGCGGGACCTGATGGACTTCACGGTTTACGGGACCGACGGCGGAGCGGACTTGCGCTCGGTGGGCGCCTCCGAGAACCCCGTCGCAGATGTGCACATCTTCACCGAGAAGGATGGCGAGAACGCCGACTTCGAGGTAGTGGCCGAACCCGGGCGAGCCCACCAGGCCGTCGTCGAAGATTTTGTTGCTGCCGTGCGCGGCGGCGAGACGGTGTGGGGAAGCCACGACGGCTCCCTCGCCCTCAGCCGCGCGCTGGTGCTCGATGCCTGCTACAAGTCCGCCCTGGAACAACGCGAAGTGAGCCTCTGA